In a single window of the Olivibacter sp. SDN3 genome:
- a CDS encoding DUF885 family protein → MKVLRNMASATIVSCCALFGHAFAQVSEEPFVPCQEIPALMLEYQADQAAILRFYSPSTNAPRYRFDQSLGSPDRNKRLHELQESYLDRLALVPFEQLPQECKADYLLFKRDLREGLRKIVKDDQMLQSLSGWFPFADSLFAWERVRRRGRAVEAPQVAAFFSGMAKSIPMLQKQVSSEAFTPEEIYYTGNIVDLLRRTARGVFDFYNAYEPQFTWWVPESYHRADSLLSQYEQAFRSKQEPNSMGTYTRTPVGRAELSHLLQQEMVNYTPEELLAIAEREMAWCRNEMIKASQEMGFGEDWKAALEKVKESAVPAGKQPEAILKLYEESVGFIKQHDLITIPPLAEETWGMIMMTPERQKSNAFFTGGWEISITYPTNTMDYDLAQMRMLGNNPYFSRATVHHELIAGHNLEFFMNARNRSYRNFGTPFWMEGWALYWEMLLWDKGFAHAPEEKLGMLFWRKYRCARVIFQLNFHLGKWSPEACADFLVEEVGHERANVESELNWPLSRDSQAFPLYQVSYYIGGLQFYALQREVLAQGKMTEKAFHDAVMRLNAMPVEMIRAILLEKPLDKNYQTQWKFDKKE, encoded by the coding sequence ATGAAGGTCTTACGGAATATGGCGAGCGCAACAATAGTAAGCTGTTGCGCATTGTTTGGTCATGCTTTTGCACAGGTCTCGGAAGAACCTTTTGTGCCTTGTCAGGAAATACCTGCGCTGATGCTTGAATATCAGGCGGACCAAGCGGCAATCTTGCGCTTTTATTCGCCTTCGACAAACGCACCCCGATATCGTTTTGATCAATCCTTGGGTTCACCTGACAGAAATAAGCGCTTGCATGAACTTCAGGAAAGCTACCTCGACCGTCTGGCCCTCGTACCTTTCGAACAATTACCGCAAGAATGTAAAGCTGACTACCTACTTTTTAAACGAGATCTTCGGGAAGGACTTCGGAAGATCGTCAAAGATGATCAAATGCTGCAATCGTTGAGCGGTTGGTTTCCTTTCGCCGATAGTCTGTTTGCCTGGGAGCGGGTCAGAAGGAGAGGAAGGGCCGTTGAGGCTCCTCAGGTCGCTGCATTTTTTTCTGGGATGGCAAAATCGATACCGATGCTTCAAAAGCAAGTAAGCAGCGAAGCATTCACCCCGGAAGAAATCTACTATACAGGAAATATCGTTGATCTCCTGCGGAGAACGGCTCGTGGTGTATTTGACTTCTACAATGCTTATGAACCACAGTTTACCTGGTGGGTACCTGAAAGTTATCATCGAGCCGATAGTCTGCTAAGCCAATACGAGCAAGCTTTTCGTTCCAAGCAAGAACCAAATAGCATGGGTACCTATACGCGTACGCCCGTTGGAAGAGCGGAATTATCGCATCTGCTCCAGCAGGAGATGGTGAACTATACCCCGGAAGAGCTACTGGCTATTGCCGAGCGGGAGATGGCTTGGTGCCGAAATGAAATGATCAAAGCTTCGCAGGAAATGGGCTTCGGTGAGGATTGGAAAGCTGCGCTTGAAAAAGTAAAGGAAAGTGCCGTTCCGGCGGGCAAACAGCCGGAAGCGATTTTAAAGCTTTATGAGGAATCGGTCGGCTTCATTAAACAACATGACCTAATTACAATTCCGCCCTTAGCCGAAGAAACCTGGGGCATGATCATGATGACTCCCGAGAGGCAAAAGAGCAATGCCTTTTTTACAGGTGGTTGGGAAATAAGTATTACCTATCCAACCAATACGATGGATTACGATCTGGCGCAGATGCGTATGTTGGGGAATAATCCCTATTTTTCCCGCGCCACTGTGCATCATGAACTCATCGCCGGCCATAACCTGGAGTTTTTTATGAATGCCCGGAATCGGTCCTATCGCAATTTTGGCACACCTTTTTGGATGGAAGGTTGGGCGCTTTATTGGGAAATGCTGTTGTGGGATAAAGGATTTGCCCATGCACCGGAAGAAAAGCTAGGGATGCTGTTCTGGCGTAAGTATCGCTGTGCAAGGGTGATCTTTCAGTTAAATTTTCACCTGGGGAAATGGTCGCCAGAAGCATGCGCTGATTTTTTGGTTGAAGAAGTGGGGCATGAACGGGCGAATGTGGAAAGTGAATTGAACTGGCCACTTTCCAGGGACAGCCAGGCTTTTCCACTCTATCAAGTCTCCTATTATATTGGGGGACTACAGTTTTATGCTTTGCAGCGGGAGGTTTTGGCGCAAGGGAAAATGACGGAAAAGGCTTTTCATGATGCTGTGATGCGACTCAATGCCATGCCCGTGGAAATGATCCGTGCGATCTTATTGGAAAAACCATTGGATAAAAATTATCAAACACAATGGAAATTTGATAAAAAAGAATAA
- a CDS encoding SusD/RagB family nutrient-binding outer membrane lipoprotein, which produces MNKIIKLLMCFFVITQALPGCKKFLDVNENPNEPETVQENMMLRPIELNFADNLIAGWGTITANHFMQAIALNQTVPNVGTYLYSPVDANDPWGYAYITCLQNLSLLNQQAEENGNSSYAGIAKVLMAYTLGYTTDMWGDIPYTEALEGTEALHPAYDSQEEIYQQIQLLLDQGIAQLTEASGILPEADDYYYGGNTANWIKAAYTLKARYYMHLTKAPGHNAQEQANLALTALEKGFTANEEDMKMIYPGDAATRNRWYVAFLPDQTIVMSTKTVDTLVNREDPRLPLLVSRSAVGNNYNGRAIGTSGIGSFDTYSRGGSYYAGIGSSVYLLNYTEALFLRAEATLITAGAEAAQAIYEEAIRADMAKLGISDENAINQYLAARGTLTGENALERIMEEKTVANFLSPENFNDWRRTGYPILSPVPNALSAMPRRLIYPQRELANNPQPQHSGNNLTLRVWWDTE; this is translated from the coding sequence ATGAACAAGATAATAAAGCTTTTGATGTGTTTTTTCGTAATTACACAGGCCTTACCGGGATGTAAAAAATTCCTGGATGTAAATGAGAATCCCAACGAACCGGAAACTGTTCAGGAAAACATGATGCTTCGTCCGATTGAATTAAACTTTGCCGATAATCTCATCGCGGGTTGGGGAACGATTACGGCTAATCATTTCATGCAGGCGATTGCCCTGAACCAAACCGTACCCAACGTCGGTACCTATTTGTACAGCCCCGTTGATGCCAATGATCCATGGGGCTATGCTTACATTACCTGTTTACAGAATCTCTCGTTATTAAATCAACAGGCAGAAGAAAATGGTAACAGTAGTTACGCCGGAATCGCCAAAGTGTTGATGGCTTATACCCTCGGATACACGACCGATATGTGGGGCGATATTCCTTATACTGAAGCGCTTGAAGGGACAGAAGCCTTGCATCCGGCGTATGATAGCCAAGAGGAAATCTACCAGCAGATACAATTACTACTGGACCAGGGTATTGCACAGCTCACCGAAGCGAGTGGAATACTGCCGGAGGCGGATGATTACTATTATGGCGGCAATACCGCTAATTGGATTAAAGCTGCTTACACGCTAAAAGCACGCTACTATATGCATTTAACCAAAGCGCCCGGTCACAATGCGCAGGAGCAAGCCAATCTGGCATTAACAGCATTGGAAAAGGGCTTCACAGCGAATGAGGAAGATATGAAGATGATTTACCCAGGTGACGCTGCGACGAGAAATCGTTGGTATGTAGCTTTCCTGCCTGATCAAACAATCGTCATGTCCACAAAAACCGTCGATACGCTTGTTAATAGGGAAGACCCCCGTTTACCGCTTTTGGTATCGCGCAGTGCGGTTGGAAACAACTATAACGGTCGTGCCATCGGGACATCAGGTATAGGCTCCTTTGATACCTACTCCCGAGGCGGAAGCTATTATGCAGGTATAGGGTCTTCAGTTTATCTGTTAAATTATACAGAAGCCTTGTTCCTCAGAGCTGAAGCAACGCTCATTACCGCAGGAGCTGAAGCAGCACAAGCCATTTACGAAGAAGCCATCCGAGCGGATATGGCAAAGCTGGGCATATCAGATGAAAATGCCATCAACCAGTATTTGGCCGCCAGAGGTACATTGACTGGCGAGAATGCCCTGGAACGCATTATGGAAGAGAAGACGGTTGCGAATTTTCTCTCGCCGGAGAACTTTAACGACTGGCGTAGAACGGGATATCCGATCTTATCTCCGGTACCGAATGCCTTGTCTGCAATGCCCAGGCGGTTGATTTATCCACAGCGGGAATTGGCCAATAATCCGCAGCCACAACATAGTGGAAACAATTTGACCCTTCGGGTTTGGTGGGATACGGAATAA